A genomic region of Xanthomonas campestris pv. phormiicola contains the following coding sequences:
- a CDS encoding VOC family protein, which yields MISKNTICLWFDGTALEAATFYAATFADSAVKAVHRAPGDYPAGRQGEVLTVEFSVLGIPCLGLNGGPAFPHSEAFSFQVATDDQAETDRLWNAIVGNGGQESACGWCKDKWGLSWQITPRVLTAAIADPDPAAAKRAFEAMMGMTRIDIAAIEAAWRG from the coding sequence ATGATCAGCAAGAACACGATTTGCCTCTGGTTCGACGGCACCGCGCTGGAGGCCGCAACGTTCTACGCCGCCACCTTCGCCGACAGCGCGGTCAAGGCCGTGCACCGCGCACCGGGCGACTATCCTGCGGGCAGGCAGGGCGAGGTGCTGACGGTCGAGTTCAGCGTGCTCGGCATCCCCTGCCTCGGCCTCAACGGCGGCCCGGCGTTCCCGCACAGCGAGGCGTTCTCGTTCCAGGTGGCGACCGACGACCAGGCCGAAACCGACCGCCTGTGGAACGCGATCGTCGGCAACGGCGGCCAGGAAAGCGCCTGCGGCTGGTGCAAGGACAAGTGGGGCCTGTCGTGGCAGATCACCCCGCGCGTGCTGACCGCCGCGATCGCCGATCCGGATCCCGCCGCGGCCAAGCGCGCGTTCGAGGCGATGATGGGCATGACCCGGATCGACATCGCCGCGATCGAAGCCGCATGGCGCGGCTGA
- a CDS encoding MBL fold metallo-hydrolase: MPDGSRSPLAYPFAAARPAPLPSHRLDHTPMKNPYYNGPISDHFDGMRFFNPGQPSIDNSLGKVLRWKAAMGAVPWPKQVPVNPTVPAQRSDRMRVTMVGHATLLIQVAGINLLTDPVWSQRASPSQIAGPKRVTAPGVTFADLPPIDVVLLSHNHYDHFDIATLRKLHHAHRPLFVMPLGNDLLLRNSVPEARIATGDWHDRLPIGDTATATLTRANHWSSRGVRDRRMALWCGFFIQTARGSLWFAGDTAYGNGAIFREIRARHGAPDVALIPIGAYAPRWFMAPQHVDPAEAVRIFQDTGARQALGIHWGTFQLTDEAREEPREKLSEALRLAGIAAAGFVAAEPGQVFDFGDLQD; the protein is encoded by the coding sequence GTGCCTGATGGATCGAGATCGCCACTCGCCTACCCGTTCGCCGCTGCTCGACCTGCGCCATTGCCCTCCCATCGCCTCGATCACACTCCGATGAAAAACCCCTACTACAACGGCCCCATCAGCGACCACTTCGACGGGATGCGCTTCTTCAACCCCGGCCAGCCGTCCATCGACAATTCGCTGGGAAAGGTACTGCGCTGGAAAGCCGCCATGGGCGCGGTACCGTGGCCCAAGCAGGTGCCGGTGAACCCCACCGTTCCTGCGCAGCGCAGCGATCGCATGCGCGTCACCATGGTCGGCCATGCCACCTTGCTGATCCAGGTGGCCGGCATCAACCTCCTCACCGATCCGGTCTGGTCGCAACGCGCCAGTCCCTCGCAAATCGCCGGTCCGAAGCGGGTCACGGCGCCAGGCGTGACGTTCGCGGACCTGCCGCCGATCGATGTGGTGCTGCTGAGCCACAACCACTACGACCACTTCGACATCGCGACCTTGCGCAAGCTGCATCATGCGCATCGCCCGCTGTTCGTGATGCCGCTGGGCAACGACCTGCTGCTGCGCAACAGCGTTCCCGAGGCACGGATCGCAACCGGCGACTGGCACGATCGGCTGCCGATCGGCGACACCGCGACGGCGACCCTCACCCGCGCCAACCACTGGTCCAGCCGCGGCGTGCGCGACCGCAGGATGGCGCTGTGGTGCGGCTTCTTCATCCAGACCGCGCGCGGCTCGCTCTGGTTCGCAGGGGACACCGCCTACGGCAATGGCGCCATCTTTCGCGAGATCCGCGCCAGGCACGGCGCCCCCGATGTGGCCTTGATCCCCATCGGCGCCTACGCGCCGCGCTGGTTCATGGCGCCGCAGCATGTCGACCCCGCCGAAGCCGTGCGCATCTTCCAGGACACCGGCGCCCGGCAGGCCCTGGGCATTCACTGGGGCACCTTCCAACTCACCGACGAAGCGCGCGAAGAGCCGCGCGAGAAACTGTCCGAAGCGCTACGGCTGGCGGGCATTGCCGCCGCCGGGTTCGTCGCCGCCGAACCCGGGCAGGTCTTCGACTTCGGCGATCTTCAGGACTGA
- a CDS encoding AraC family transcriptional regulator → MWSTILLLGSLHGVLGAVLLSLAPANRSANRCLAALLLVVVALVTPYTLGYAGVYDAYPQLTYAPFFWELAIGPLVWMYVRQLAHARLPRYWYCHLLPGALQGLYYSVLFTWPLSRKWAWDAQVQQPWVQPAQDALVLVSLAVYLGLAWRQYLDYQRWLEQHSGAREELRLSWLRGFLVAASLLVLLRLGFTVTDRLLRPLSYFDEFPRYLGLVLLMYYLGLEGWRHARVAYPRRASAQRATETTAAVPETAQPVEPDTAATAGAGTEKDWAALGQRFAAQVAAQGWWREPELSLGELARRLGTNSNYLSRALNEGLGQSFSEFLNRQRIAEAQALLAGSDDVLAIALRVGFGSKASFNRVFRAYVGRTPSDYRRAQRPIA, encoded by the coding sequence ATGTGGAGCACCATCCTGTTGCTCGGCAGCCTGCACGGCGTGCTGGGTGCGGTCTTGCTGTCGCTGGCCCCGGCCAACCGCAGCGCCAACCGCTGCCTGGCGGCGTTGCTGTTGGTGGTGGTGGCGCTGGTCACCCCGTACACGCTGGGCTACGCCGGCGTCTACGATGCCTATCCGCAGCTGACCTATGCGCCGTTCTTCTGGGAGTTGGCGATCGGCCCCCTGGTGTGGATGTACGTGCGCCAGCTGGCGCATGCGCGCCTGCCGCGCTACTGGTACTGCCACCTGCTACCCGGGGCGCTGCAAGGCCTCTACTACAGCGTGTTGTTCACCTGGCCGCTGTCGCGCAAGTGGGCCTGGGACGCGCAGGTCCAGCAGCCCTGGGTGCAGCCGGCGCAGGACGCGCTGGTGCTGGTGTCGCTGGCCGTCTATCTGGGCCTGGCCTGGCGCCAGTACCTGGACTATCAACGCTGGCTGGAACAGCACAGCGGCGCGCGCGAGGAACTGCGGCTGTCCTGGCTGCGCGGCTTCCTGGTCGCCGCCTCGCTGCTGGTGCTGCTGCGGCTGGGGTTCACCGTCACCGATCGGCTGCTGCGGCCGCTGTCCTATTTCGACGAGTTCCCGCGCTACCTGGGCCTGGTGCTGTTGATGTACTACCTGGGCCTGGAAGGCTGGCGGCATGCGCGCGTCGCCTATCCGCGGCGCGCCTCGGCACAGCGCGCGACCGAGACCACCGCGGCGGTGCCAGAGACAGCGCAGCCCGTCGAGCCGGACACAGCCGCAACGGCCGGCGCAGGCACGGAGAAGGACTGGGCTGCACTGGGCCAACGCTTTGCCGCGCAGGTGGCCGCGCAAGGCTGGTGGCGCGAGCCGGAGCTGAGCCTGGGCGAACTGGCGCGGCGCCTGGGCACCAACAGCAATTACCTGTCGCGCGCCTTGAACGAAGGCCTGGGCCAGAGCTTCAGCGAGTTCCTCAACCGCCAGCGCATCGCCGAGGCGCAGGCGCTGCTGGCCGGCAGCGACGACGTGCTGGCCATCGCCCTGCGCGTGGGCTTCGGCTCCAAGGCCAGCTTCAATCGCGTGTTCCGCGCCTACGTCGGCCGCACGCCCAGCGACTACCGCCGCGCGCAACGTCCCATCGCCTGA
- a CDS encoding S41 family peptidase, protein MPPLLLRLCAWPLCLALLLCAPAAHGAVAAPADLPADPRADSPLPGPGLVADVDLLRQAYTALHPGLYRYVGEAEMARRFDALREQVRNGATLGQAYLAFSRFTAGIRCGHTYPNFANQPEPIRRALFEHAGLLPFQFAWLDGRMVVTRDGSVPERLPRGTQVLAIDGVPVERILSALMQVARADGGNDAKRVAQMQIQGRERTEAFDVYLPLLFPQIGRNPLLRVQRPGESAPRTLRVQGFTPAQRSAMASVRERGSNAPAWTIRMQTPKLAVLSMPDWALYDSAWDWRGFLDSTFADLDARQVPALVIDLRGNEGGLGEVGNALLAHLTAQPVRLPQLRQLVRYRRVPDALAPYLTTWDASFRDWGDAAQAYDGHYYSLTRWQPVTANVVVQPQAPHYRGKVFVLIGADNSSATFGFASQIKASSLATLIGQSSGGNRRGINGSAFFFLHLPHSGIELDLPLVGQYPADAQPDAGIAPDVAVAPGIADIAAGRDVEMAAALKALADMPGESPSSSPGHSR, encoded by the coding sequence ATGCCCCCTCTCCTGCTTCGCCTGTGCGCCTGGCCGCTGTGCCTGGCGCTGCTGCTGTGTGCCCCGGCCGCGCATGGCGCCGTCGCAGCGCCCGCCGACCTCCCCGCCGATCCGCGCGCGGACAGCCCCCTGCCCGGCCCCGGCCTGGTCGCCGATGTCGACCTGCTGCGCCAGGCCTATACCGCCCTGCACCCGGGCCTCTACCGCTACGTCGGCGAAGCCGAGATGGCGCGCCGCTTCGATGCGCTGCGCGAGCAAGTGCGCAACGGCGCCACCCTGGGCCAGGCCTATCTGGCCTTTTCCCGGTTCACCGCAGGCATCCGCTGCGGCCACACCTATCCCAACTTCGCCAACCAGCCCGAGCCGATCCGGCGCGCCCTGTTCGAGCACGCAGGCCTGTTGCCGTTCCAGTTCGCCTGGCTGGACGGACGCATGGTGGTCACCCGCGATGGCAGCGTGCCGGAACGCCTGCCACGCGGCACGCAGGTGCTGGCGATCGACGGCGTCCCGGTCGAGCGCATCCTGTCTGCCCTGATGCAGGTGGCGCGCGCGGACGGCGGCAACGACGCCAAGCGCGTCGCGCAGATGCAGATCCAGGGCCGCGAACGGACCGAGGCGTTCGACGTCTATCTGCCGCTGCTGTTCCCGCAGATCGGGCGCAACCCGCTGCTGCGCGTGCAGCGTCCTGGCGAGAGCGCCCCGCGCACTCTGCGCGTGCAGGGCTTCACTCCCGCACAGCGCAGCGCGATGGCCAGTGTGCGCGAACGCGGCAGCAATGCACCGGCATGGACGATTCGCATGCAGACCCCGAAGTTGGCCGTGCTGAGCATGCCCGACTGGGCGCTGTACGACAGCGCCTGGGACTGGCGCGGCTTCCTGGACAGCACCTTCGCCGACTTGGATGCGCGCCAGGTGCCGGCGCTGGTGATCGACCTGCGCGGCAACGAAGGCGGGCTGGGCGAGGTCGGCAACGCACTGCTGGCGCACTTGACCGCCCAGCCCGTGCGCCTGCCGCAGCTACGCCAACTGGTGCGCTACCGGCGCGTACCCGACGCGCTCGCGCCGTACCTGACCACCTGGGATGCCTCCTTCCGCGACTGGGGCGACGCCGCGCAGGCCTATGACGGCCACTACTATTCCCTGACCCGCTGGCAACCAGTGACCGCGAACGTCGTCGTGCAGCCGCAGGCGCCGCATTACCGCGGCAAGGTGTTCGTGCTGATCGGCGCGGACAACAGCTCGGCCACATTCGGATTCGCCAGCCAGATCAAGGCCAGCAGCCTGGCGACGCTGATCGGCCAAAGCAGCGGCGGCAACCGCCGCGGCATCAACGGCAGCGCCTTCTTCTTCCTGCACCTGCCGCATTCGGGCATCGAACTGGATCTGCCACTGGTCGGCCAGTACCCGGCCGACGCGCAACCCGATGCCGGCATCGCACCGGATGTGGCGGTCGCACCCGGCATCGCCGATATCGCCGCGGGTCGCGATGTGGAAATGGCCGCTGCCCTGAAGGCATTGGCGGACATGCCGGGCGAGTCGCCTTCGTCGTCGCCAGGGCACTCGCGGTAA
- a CDS encoding sorbosone dehydrogenase family protein produces the protein MAKRLCTSTFALSCALALAACSGKASLEPTQQSGNAPPLPEARNFLLPPMRVPEGVGWKEGQAPTVAAGLKIEKIAGGLKHPRQLYVLPNDDVLVVEANSPGMEPVTTPKQLIAGLIQGRSGKSAKGGNRITLLRRTADGKWEQHAFLKGLHSPFGVQLIGDALYVANTDSIMKFPYVAGQTEITAAGTLFADLPGTIEHHWTKALLASPDGRKLYVGVGSNSNIGENGLDVEYRHAAVLEVDVASASSRIFASGIRNPTGLQWEPHTGALWAIANERDEIGADLVPDYLTSVQDGGFYGWPYSYYGQNVDVRVKDQRPDLVARAIKPDYALGSHVAALGLWFSRGEMLPAKYREGAFVAEHGSWNRSPLSGYQVVYVPFRQGRPAGPPQTVVSGFHSQDQSQLFGAPVGLAQDKDGALLIADDVGNSVWRVSF, from the coding sequence ATGGCTAAGCGCCTCTGCACGTCCACCTTCGCCCTGAGCTGCGCGCTGGCCCTGGCCGCCTGCAGCGGCAAGGCCTCGCTCGAACCGACCCAGCAGTCGGGCAACGCGCCGCCGTTGCCGGAAGCCCGCAATTTCCTGCTGCCGCCGATGCGGGTTCCCGAGGGCGTGGGCTGGAAGGAGGGCCAGGCGCCCACGGTAGCGGCAGGCCTGAAGATCGAGAAGATCGCCGGCGGCCTGAAGCATCCGCGCCAGCTGTACGTGCTGCCCAACGACGACGTGCTGGTGGTGGAGGCCAACTCGCCGGGCATGGAGCCGGTCACCACGCCCAAGCAGCTGATCGCCGGCCTGATCCAGGGCCGTTCCGGCAAGAGCGCCAAGGGCGGCAACCGCATCACCCTGCTGCGCAGGACCGCGGACGGCAAGTGGGAGCAGCATGCGTTCCTGAAGGGGCTGCACTCGCCGTTCGGCGTGCAGCTGATCGGCGATGCGCTGTACGTCGCCAACACCGACAGCATCATGAAGTTCCCCTACGTCGCCGGCCAGACCGAGATCACCGCGGCCGGCACGCTGTTCGCCGATCTCCCCGGCACGATCGAGCACCATTGGACCAAGGCGCTGCTGGCCAGTCCCGACGGCCGCAAGCTGTACGTCGGCGTGGGCTCCAACAGCAACATCGGCGAGAACGGGCTGGACGTGGAGTACCGCCACGCGGCCGTGCTGGAAGTGGATGTCGCCTCGGCCAGCAGCCGCATCTTCGCCTCCGGCATCCGCAATCCGACCGGACTGCAGTGGGAGCCGCACACCGGCGCGCTGTGGGCGATCGCCAACGAGCGCGACGAGATCGGCGCCGATCTGGTGCCCGACTACCTGACCTCGGTGCAGGACGGCGGATTCTACGGCTGGCCGTACAGCTATTACGGGCAGAACGTGGATGTGCGGGTCAAGGATCAGCGGCCGGACCTGGTGGCCAGGGCGATCAAGCCGGACTACGCGCTGGGCTCGCATGTGGCCGCGTTGGGCCTGTGGTTCTCCCGCGGCGAGATGCTGCCGGCGAAGTACCGCGAAGGCGCGTTCGTGGCCGAGCACGGCAGCTGGAACCGCTCGCCGCTCAGCGGCTACCAGGTGGTCTACGTGCCGTTCCGGCAGGGGCGGCCGGCCGGTCCGCCGCAGACCGTGGTCAGCGGCTTCCACTCGCAGGACCAGTCGCAGCTGTTCGGCGCCCCGGTCGGCCTGGCGCAGGACAAGGACGGCGCGCTGCTGATTGCCGATGACGTCGGCAACAGCGTCTGGCGCGTGAGTTTCTGA